A genomic segment from Acidobacteriota bacterium encodes:
- the guaB gene encoding IMP dehydrogenase, producing the protein MLAGDILEALTFDDVSLVPARSGVLPNQAETETRFSRNIPLNIPITSAAMDTVTESHLAIAIAQQGGIGVVHKNLSIDAQRDEVDKVKRSESGMIVDPITMTPDRKIAEAMEMMQRYRISGVPIVEANGHLVGILTNRDLRFETRSDLPISEVMTKEPLITVPVGTTLIEAKAKLQQHRVEKLLVVDENQKLKGLITVKDIQKAIKYPLAAKDNLGRLRVAAAIGATGDFVERAQELVRARVDALVIDTAHGHTEGVISAVKAIKRQFPDVDLVAGNVSTAEGTKDLILAGVDAIKVGQGSGSICTTRIVSGAGIPQVTAVMECSRAAHGTGVPIISDGGIKYSGEIAKAIAAGADTVMIGSLFAGTDESPGEIILYQGRSFKSYRGMGSIGAMREGSKDRYGQADTEMSKLVPEGIEGRVPYKGPLSAMIQQLVGGLKSGMGYTGCRTIQELKERAQFIRVTNAGLRESHVHDVIITKEAPNYQIE; encoded by the coding sequence ATGCTGGCTGGTGACATTCTTGAAGCTTTAACCTTTGACGACGTTTCCCTGGTTCCGGCGCGCAGTGGCGTGCTTCCCAATCAGGCAGAAACCGAAACCCGATTCTCACGCAATATTCCTCTCAATATTCCCATCACCTCCGCCGCAATGGATACGGTTACGGAATCGCATCTGGCGATTGCCATTGCTCAACAAGGCGGCATCGGAGTCGTTCACAAAAATCTGTCCATCGACGCGCAACGCGACGAAGTCGATAAAGTGAAACGCAGCGAATCGGGCATGATTGTTGACCCGATAACCATGACGCCTGACAGAAAAATTGCCGAGGCAATGGAAATGATGCAGCGTTATCGCATTTCGGGCGTGCCGATTGTCGAAGCCAACGGTCACCTCGTAGGCATTCTGACGAACCGCGATTTGCGCTTTGAAACCCGTTCGGATTTACCCATCAGCGAAGTGATGACCAAAGAGCCGCTCATCACCGTCCCGGTTGGCACCACGCTGATTGAAGCCAAAGCCAAACTGCAACAACATCGCGTCGAAAAACTCCTGGTGGTTGACGAGAATCAAAAGCTCAAAGGTTTAATCACCGTCAAAGACATTCAAAAAGCTATCAAATACCCGCTTGCCGCTAAAGATAATCTCGGACGTTTGCGGGTCGCCGCAGCCATCGGCGCGACCGGCGATTTTGTCGAGCGCGCCCAGGAACTGGTTCGCGCCCGCGTTGACGCCTTGGTGATTGACACCGCACACGGGCACACCGAAGGGGTTATCAGCGCGGTAAAAGCCATCAAAAGACAATTCCCTGATGTTGATTTGGTAGCCGGTAATGTATCGACTGCGGAAGGCACGAAAGATTTGATTCTCGCAGGCGTTGATGCCATTAAAGTCGGGCAAGGCAGTGGTAGTATCTGCACAACGCGAATCGTCAGCGGCGCAGGTATTCCGCAGGTAACTGCGGTAATGGAATGTTCGAGAGCCGCGCATGGAACCGGTGTTCCGATTATCTCTGATGGCGGCATCAAATATTCCGGTGAGATTGCCAAAGCGATTGCCGCAGGCGCAGACACTGTCATGATTGGTTCATTGTTTGCCGGAACCGATGAAAGTCCCGGCGAAATTATTTTATATCAAGGGCGTTCATTTAAATCCTATCGCGGTATGGGTTCGATTGGCGCGATGCGCGAAGGCAGCAAAGACCGCTACGGACAGGCTGATACCGAAATGTCCAAGCTCGTCCCCGAAGGCATCGAAGGGCGTGTGCCTTACAAAGGACCGCTATCGGCAATGATTCAACAACTGGTCGGCGGTTTAAAATCCGGTATGGGTTATACCGGTTGTCGCACTATTCAAGAACT